The following coding sequences lie in one Miscanthus floridulus cultivar M001 chromosome 9, ASM1932011v1, whole genome shotgun sequence genomic window:
- the LOC136479670 gene encoding uncharacterized protein, whose protein sequence is MRTITKTPSQKWVASKAVSILRDDPNIGAKELQKKLQTDHKVTIAYDIVWRGKDRALAEVYGKWEESFELLFRWKAEVMKRSPGSVMEIEVLEVDGQVYFHHFLYALKPCIDGFLEGCMPHLSIDATTLNGRWNGHLAAAIAVDGHNWMYPVAYGFIVSETTDNWTWFMEQLKKTIANPPLLAICSDACKGL, encoded by the coding sequence ATGAGGACGATAACTAAAACTCCATCTCAAAAGTGGGTAGCTAGCAAGGCTGTGAGTATCCTTAGAGATGATCCAAATATTGGTGCTAAGGAATTGCAAAAGAAGTTGCAGACAGATCATAAGGTCACAATTGCATATGACATTGTATGGCGCGGTAAAGACAGAGCTCTTGCCGAGGTTTATGGCAAATGGGAAGAGAGTTTTGAGCTATTGTTTAGGTGGAAGGCCGAGGTAATGAAGCGGAGCCCCGGGAGTGTCATGGAGATTGAGGTACTTGAGGTGGATGGACAAGTATATTTCCACCATTTTTTGTATGCTCTTAAACCATGCATTGATGGTTTCTTGGAAGGTTGTATGCCTCATTTGAGCATAGATGCTACAACACTTAATGGAAGGTGGAATGGCCACTTGGCTGCAGCTATAGCAGTTGATGGTCACAATTGGATGTATCCCGTCGCTTATGGCTTCATAGTTTCTGAAACAACAGACAACTGGACTTGGTTCATGGAACAACTAAAGAAGACAATAGCTAATCCTCCACTCCTTGCTATTTGTTCTGATGCTTGCAAGGGCTTATAG